Proteins from a genomic interval of Sphingobacterium lactis:
- a CDS encoding NADH-quinone oxidoreductase subunit A: MNELAGQSAPIDYIPILIQLAVAVGFGVTTIIATHMIGPKVRTEKKLGSFESGVEVIGNARQPFSIKYFLVAILFVIFDIEVIFMYPWAVNFREFGVQGLIEMFIFMGLLLLGFIYIIKKKALDWD, from the coding sequence ATGAACGAACTAGCCGGGCAAAGTGCGCCTATAGATTATATCCCTATTCTAATTCAATTAGCTGTAGCTGTAGGATTCGGTGTTACAACCATTATTGCTACCCACATGATCGGTCCGAAAGTGCGGACTGAGAAGAAATTGGGTTCTTTTGAGTCTGGTGTTGAGGTGATTGGAAATGCGCGTCAACCGTTCTCCATTAAGTATTTTCTGGTTGCTATCTTATTCGTAATTTTTGATATCGAGGTGATCTTCATGTACCCTTGGGCGGTAAATTTCCGTGAATTTGGTGTGCAGGGGTTGATCGAGATGTTTATTTTCATGGGGCTCCTGCTTTTGGGCTTCATCTATATTATTAAAAAGAAGGCATTGGATTGGGATTAG
- a CDS encoding 2Fe-2S iron-sulfur cluster-binding protein, which produces MAEEVQNFKVTIDGITIDVAPGTTILNAARQIGGDIVPPAMCYYSKLEGTGGKCRTCLVKVSKGSEKDPRPMPKLVASCRTTVMDGMEVENITSPDVVDARKAIVEMLLINHPLDCPVCDQAGECKLQDLSYEHGAGQSRYEFERRTFERIDIGEKIQLHMNRCILCYRCVYVANQLTNKREHGILFRGDHAEISTYIHEALDHDFIGNVIDVCPVGALTDKTFRFKNRVWFTKPVDAHRDCPKCSGKVTLWYKGDDVIRVTGRKDEYNEVDEFICDTCRFETKKTSDWTLEEPTKISDTSVIASNHYHTFQPPAVIQDNPMLKEANVEQLARSEKLK; this is translated from the coding sequence ATGGCAGAAGAAGTACAAAATTTTAAGGTGACGATCGACGGAATAACAATAGATGTTGCTCCGGGGACGACGATATTAAATGCGGCAAGGCAGATCGGTGGGGATATAGTTCCGCCGGCCATGTGTTACTATTCCAAATTGGAAGGTACCGGTGGTAAATGCCGTACTTGTTTGGTGAAGGTGAGTAAGGGATCCGAGAAGGATCCGCGCCCGATGCCCAAACTGGTAGCATCCTGCCGAACTACCGTTATGGACGGTATGGAAGTGGAAAACATCACTTCACCCGATGTGGTCGATGCCCGCAAGGCTATCGTGGAGATGTTGTTGATCAACCACCCTTTGGACTGCCCGGTATGTGATCAGGCAGGTGAGTGTAAGTTACAGGATCTGAGCTATGAACACGGTGCCGGACAATCGCGCTACGAATTTGAGCGCCGCACGTTCGAACGGATCGATATCGGTGAAAAAATCCAATTGCACATGAACCGTTGTATCCTGTGCTACCGTTGTGTCTATGTGGCGAACCAGTTGACAAATAAGCGCGAGCACGGTATCCTTTTCCGTGGCGATCATGCCGAAATATCAACCTATATCCACGAAGCCCTGGACCATGACTTCATCGGCAATGTTATCGACGTATGTCCTGTTGGGGCATTAACGGATAAAACGTTCCGCTTTAAGAACCGGGTATGGTTTACCAAACCCGTAGATGCCCACCGTGACTGTCCGAAATGTTCCGGAAAAGTGACCTTATGGTACAAAGGTGATGATGTTATCCGTGTAACGGGCCGTAAGGACGAATACAACGAGGTGGATGAGTTCATCTGCGACACCTGCCGTTTCGAAACGAAAAAAACATCCGATTGGACGTTGGAGGAGCCAACAAAAATCAGTGATACCTCCGTAATCGCATCCAATCATTATCATACTTTCCAACCGCCTGCAGTCATTCAGGATAATCCGATGTTGAAGGAAGCAAATGTGGAGCAGTTGGCTAGATCAGAAAAATTAAAATAA
- a CDS encoding NADH-quinone oxidoreductase subunit D produces MSKSISKISSNAPVFEDNDPQDELITLNIGPTHPATHGVFQNVVQIDGERIVSGVSTIGYIHRAFEKIAEHRPFYQITPLTDRLNYCSSPINNMGWHMTVEKLLDIEIPKRVQYMRVIVMELARIADHIICNGILGVDTGAFSGFLYVMQEREFIYEIYEEICGARLTTNIGRIGGFERDFNDVAFEKIREFLKRFPPVLKEFQELFDRNRIFIERTSNVAAVTAEEALDYSWSGPILRATGVDYDVRAHSPYCSYEEFDFDVPVGTNGDVYDRFMVRNEEMWQSMRIIEQALEKIDKEPKGIFHADVPDFYLPPKELVYTSMEALIYHFKIVMGEWDSPKSEIYHSVEGANGELGFYLVHDGGRTPYRLHFRRPSFINYQMFAPMSSGMLISDAIINMSSLNVIAGELDA; encoded by the coding sequence ATGAGCAAATCGATTTCTAAAATATCAAGTAATGCACCTGTCTTTGAGGATAACGATCCTCAGGACGAGTTGATTACCCTTAATATCGGCCCTACCCACCCCGCCACACATGGGGTGTTCCAGAATGTGGTGCAGATCGATGGTGAGCGTATCGTAAGTGGAGTTTCCACGATCGGTTATATCCACCGTGCCTTCGAGAAGATTGCCGAACACCGTCCGTTCTACCAGATCACGCCGCTGACCGACCGCTTGAACTATTGTTCTTCGCCGATCAATAACATGGGTTGGCACATGACGGTAGAGAAACTATTGGACATCGAAATTCCTAAGCGTGTGCAGTATATGCGTGTGATCGTTATGGAGCTGGCGCGTATTGCGGACCACATTATCTGTAACGGTATCCTCGGCGTTGATACGGGCGCATTTTCAGGATTCCTATACGTGATGCAGGAACGCGAATTTATCTACGAGATCTATGAAGAGATCTGTGGTGCTCGCCTAACGACCAATATCGGCCGTATCGGTGGTTTCGAGCGTGACTTCAATGACGTGGCATTCGAGAAGATCCGCGAATTCCTGAAGCGTTTCCCACCGGTATTGAAGGAGTTCCAGGAATTATTTGACAGAAATAGAATTTTTATCGAGCGTACCTCCAATGTTGCCGCGGTTACTGCAGAGGAAGCTTTGGATTATAGCTGGTCAGGTCCTATCCTTAGGGCGACCGGTGTCGACTATGACGTGCGTGCGCACTCGCCGTACTGTTCCTATGAGGAATTTGATTTTGATGTTCCCGTAGGTACGAATGGAGATGTGTATGACCGGTTCATGGTTCGCAATGAAGAGATGTGGCAGTCCATGCGCATTATCGAGCAGGCTTTGGAAAAAATTGATAAGGAGCCTAAAGGTATTTTCCACGCGGATGTGCCTGACTTCTATCTGCCTCCAAAAGAGCTTGTCTATACCAGCATGGAAGCATTGATCTATCACTTTAAAATCGTTATGGGAGAATGGGATTCGCCGAAGTCGGAAATCTACCATTCCGTGGAAGGTGCCAATGGGGAATTAGGGTTCTACCTGGTTCATGACGGCGGCCGCACACCATACCGATTGCATTTCAGAAGACCATCTTTTATCAATTACCAGATGTTCGCACCGATGAGCAGTGGCATGTTGATCTCAGATGCGATTATTAACATGAGTAGTTTAAATGTTATAGCAGGAGAATTAGATGCTTAG
- a CDS encoding NADH-quinone oxidoreductase subunit C — MDKLTNQVLIEKLQSRFADQVYNISEPKGLLTLETAKESILDILEFIKTDEQLAFIYLTDITAVHYPELEKPYAVVYHVHSLVHNVRIRIKVFLEKDNPSIPSATSLWNGANWMERETFDFFGIDFAGHPDLRRILNMDDLGVFPMRKEYPLEDPNRVDKKDFYFGR, encoded by the coding sequence ATGGATAAGTTGACTAATCAAGTGCTGATCGAAAAATTGCAGTCGCGATTTGCTGATCAGGTATATAATATTTCAGAACCGAAGGGCTTGCTGACCCTGGAAACAGCAAAAGAAAGTATATTGGATATCCTGGAGTTCATCAAAACCGATGAACAATTGGCGTTTATATACCTAACGGATATCACAGCGGTTCATTATCCGGAGTTGGAGAAGCCATACGCCGTAGTTTACCATGTGCACAGTTTGGTGCACAATGTACGCATCCGCATCAAGGTATTCCTGGAGAAGGATAACCCGAGCATCCCAAGTGCGACTTCCCTATGGAATGGAGCGAACTGGATGGAACGCGAAACATTCGATTTCTTCGGGATCGATTTTGCGGGGCATCCCGATCTGCGCAGGATCCTGAACATGGATGACCTGGGTGTTTTCCCAATGCGTAAGGAATATCCTTTGGAAGACCCGAATCGCGTGGACAAGAAAGACTTTTATTTCGGGCGTTAA
- the nuoF gene encoding NADH-quinone oxidoreductase subunit NuoF has translation MGRKLLLEHINVPGINTLAVYREKGGYRAVEKALKTMSPDDVVEEVKKSGLRGRGGAGFPTGMKWSFLAKPEGVPRYLVCNGDESEPGTFKDRYLMTYIPHALIEGMIVSSYALGANTSYIYIRGEMMPQIRIMEKAIAEAKAAGLLGKNILGTGYDLEIYVQPGGGAYICGEETALLESLEGKRGNPRIKPPFPAVAGLYGRPTVVNNVESIAATVPIVNDGGEEYAKIGIERSTGTKLISASGNIAKPGVYEIEMGIPVEEFIFSDEYCGGMANGKRLKAVVAGGSSVPILPANLIVNTINGNPRLMTYESLADGGFVSGTAMGSGGFIVFDEDQCIVRNTYNYTRFYRHESCGQCSPCREGTGWMEKILWKIESGQGSMEDIDLLWEVQRRIEGNTICPLGDAAAWPVAAAIRHFRDEFEWHILNPQESQTRNYGLAHYADPLAPVTEQ, from the coding sequence ATGGGACGTAAGTTATTATTAGAGCATATCAATGTACCCGGGATAAACACTTTAGCGGTTTATCGGGAGAAGGGCGGTTACCGTGCGGTTGAGAAAGCCTTAAAGACGATGAGTCCGGATGACGTCGTGGAGGAAGTGAAGAAATCAGGCCTTCGCGGTCGTGGTGGCGCAGGTTTCCCGACGGGCATGAAGTGGAGCTTTTTGGCTAAGCCGGAAGGCGTGCCCCGTTATTTGGTATGTAACGGTGATGAATCAGAACCCGGAACGTTCAAGGATAGGTACCTGATGACCTATATCCCACATGCGTTAATCGAGGGAATGATCGTTTCCAGTTACGCCCTGGGAGCAAATACATCCTATATCTACATCCGTGGCGAAATGATGCCACAGATCCGGATCATGGAAAAAGCCATCGCCGAAGCAAAAGCTGCCGGCTTATTGGGCAAGAATATATTGGGTACGGGTTATGACCTGGAGATTTACGTACAGCCAGGAGGCGGTGCTTATATCTGTGGGGAAGAAACTGCCCTATTGGAATCCCTGGAGGGAAAACGAGGTAATCCACGGATCAAACCTCCTTTTCCTGCGGTTGCGGGTTTATACGGACGACCTACAGTTGTCAATAACGTAGAATCTATTGCGGCGACTGTTCCCATTGTCAACGACGGTGGAGAAGAGTACGCAAAGATCGGAATCGAACGCAGTACGGGCACCAAATTGATCTCCGCATCCGGAAATATTGCAAAACCGGGTGTTTATGAGATAGAAATGGGTATTCCTGTTGAGGAATTTATTTTCTCGGATGAATATTGTGGCGGAATGGCGAATGGGAAGCGCTTGAAGGCTGTTGTGGCCGGCGGTTCATCCGTTCCTATTTTACCGGCAAACCTTATCGTGAACACCATCAATGGCAATCCGCGATTGATGACCTATGAATCCCTAGCGGATGGAGGTTTTGTGAGCGGTACGGCGATGGGTTCCGGCGGTTTTATCGTATTTGACGAAGATCAGTGTATTGTTCGCAATACCTATAATTATACACGTTTCTACAGACATGAAAGTTGTGGACAATGTTCACCATGTCGGGAAGGAACGGGATGGATGGAGAAGATCTTGTGGAAGATCGAGTCCGGACAGGGCAGCATGGAAGACATCGACCTGTTATGGGAGGTGCAGCGCCGCATCGAGGGGAATACGATCTGTCCATTGGGTGATGCTGCGGCATGGCCCGTTGCGGCAGCGATTCGCCATTTCCGCGATGAGTTCGAATGGCACATCCTCAATCCACAGGAATCGCAGACCAGAAATTACGGGTTGGCACATTACGCAGATCCGCTAGCACCAGTAACAGAACAGTAA
- the nuoL gene encoding NADH-quinone oxidoreductase subunit L, producing MKELIWMLPLIPFAGFLIIGLGRKSFPNPLISIIGCGTILVTFLLSCGIFKEIYDARQANADAVIYQELFNWFSVGNFSFNLSFMIDPLSSIMLLIITGVGFLIHLYSVCYMNHDEGFGKYFSYLNLFIFFMLLLVMGSNYLVMFIGWEGVGLCSYLLIGFWFKNSSYAKAAKKAFVMNRIGDLGFLIAMFFILANFGSLEFNTVFAAAGQLPMGDSMLLVITLLLFVAATGKSAQIPLFTWLPDAMAGPTPVSALIHAATMVTAGIYMIARSNIMFTLSPITLEVIAIVGIATALIAAFIAITQNDIKKVLAYSTVSQLGYMFLGLGVGAFTGAFFHVLTHAFFKALLFLGAGSVIHAMSNEQDMRSMGGLKKALPITYATMLIGTIAISGIPPLSGFFSKDEILAYAFEANPIFWVLGFLGALCTAFYMFRLLYMTFFGKFRGTEEQRQHLHESPWQMTLPLIILAVLAVVGGALNIPSALGGGHWLADFLSPVFAQTNAIKEPIHLSHSTEYILMAASAIGALVMAFVAYSKYVKKEDIPQAGAEAQGSGLYKLSANKLYIDELYDTLFVKPLNGLSKLFHAFVEKAGIDGLVNGIGDLFVSSGKGIRQLQSGSVGFYIFMMVLGVVAFMLYGLLTI from the coding sequence ATGAAAGAATTGATTTGGATGCTCCCCTTGATTCCCTTTGCCGGGTTCCTGATAATCGGGCTTGGTCGCAAGAGCTTCCCCAATCCGTTAATTAGTATTATAGGCTGCGGAACGATCCTCGTTACCTTCCTGTTGAGTTGCGGTATCTTTAAAGAAATTTACGATGCCCGCCAGGCAAATGCCGATGCGGTCATCTATCAGGAGCTGTTCAATTGGTTCAGTGTTGGGAATTTCAGTTTCAACCTGAGCTTTATGATCGATCCGTTGAGTTCCATCATGTTATTGATCATAACTGGGGTAGGGTTTTTAATCCATCTCTACTCGGTATGCTATATGAATCACGATGAAGGTTTCGGTAAGTATTTCTCGTACTTGAACCTGTTCATTTTCTTCATGTTATTGCTGGTAATGGGCTCCAATTATTTGGTGATGTTCATTGGCTGGGAAGGCGTAGGGCTATGTTCATACCTACTGATCGGTTTCTGGTTTAAGAACAGCAGCTATGCAAAAGCAGCGAAAAAGGCATTCGTGATGAACCGTATCGGTGATTTAGGGTTCCTGATAGCAATGTTCTTTATCCTAGCAAACTTTGGCTCACTGGAATTCAATACGGTCTTTGCAGCAGCAGGACAGCTTCCTATGGGAGATAGCATGCTGTTGGTGATCACCTTATTGTTATTTGTGGCCGCGACAGGTAAATCCGCACAGATCCCTTTGTTCACGTGGTTACCGGACGCGATGGCAGGCCCTACACCGGTTTCCGCCTTGATTCACGCAGCGACGATGGTTACCGCTGGTATCTATATGATCGCACGTTCCAATATCATGTTTACCCTATCCCCAATAACCCTGGAGGTCATTGCCATTGTGGGTATTGCTACGGCGTTAATTGCAGCTTTTATTGCCATTACACAGAACGATATCAAGAAAGTTTTGGCCTACTCTACCGTTTCCCAATTGGGTTATATGTTCTTGGGTTTAGGTGTCGGCGCATTCACTGGCGCATTTTTCCATGTATTGACGCATGCCTTTTTCAAAGCGTTGTTGTTCTTGGGTGCCGGCTCGGTGATCCATGCGATGAGCAATGAGCAAGATATGCGGTCCATGGGAGGGCTGAAAAAAGCTTTGCCGATAACGTATGCGACGATGTTGATCGGAACGATTGCGATTTCGGGAATTCCGCCTTTGTCTGGATTCTTTTCCAAAGATGAAATCTTGGCGTATGCCTTTGAGGCCAATCCGATATTCTGGGTGTTGGGATTCTTAGGCGCATTATGTACGGCCTTCTATATGTTCCGTCTCTTGTACATGACTTTCTTTGGGAAATTCCGCGGAACGGAAGAACAGCGCCAGCATCTCCATGAATCGCCATGGCAAATGACCCTGCCGTTGATTATTCTTGCGGTTCTCGCTGTGGTGGGAGGGGCATTGAATATTCCTTCTGCCCTGGGTGGTGGACATTGGTTGGCCGATTTCCTAAGCCCCGTATTCGCACAGACCAACGCCATTAAAGAACCTATCCACTTGTCACACAGTACTGAGTATATTTTGATGGCAGCATCGGCAATCGGTGCCTTGGTGATGGCATTCGTGGCCTACTCGAAATATGTTAAGAAAGAGGATATTCCGCAAGCCGGTGCTGAAGCACAGGGATCCGGATTGTATAAGCTATCCGCAAATAAACTTTATATTGATGAGCTTTACGATACATTATTTGTCAAACCGTTGAACGGCCTATCGAAACTCTTCCACGCGTTCGTGGAAAAAGCCGGCATTGATGGGTTGGTAAATGGTATCGGTGATTTATTTGTCTCTTCGGGGAAAGGGATTCGCCAATTGCAGAGCGGAAGTGTCGGATTTTATATTTTCATGATGGTACTCGGTGTCGTTGCTTTCATGTTATATGGCTTGTTAACTATCTAG
- the nuoH gene encoding NADH-quinone oxidoreductase subunit NuoH translates to METAFILEKVILAVVVFVITLVIAMYSTLAERKIAGFMQDRYGPDRAGLFGILQPLCDGGKFFFKEEIIPAGAHKTLFILGPTIAIITACISSAVIPWGQNLTFGDTVVTLQVADVNIGVLYIFGVIALGVYGIMLGGWASNNKFSLMGAIRAASQSISYEIPMGLSLIALLMVTQTLSIGEIVAQQSGFVNWNIWAQPLGFLIFMVCAFAECNRVPFDLPECETELVGGYHTEYSSMKLGLYMFSEYINMFVSSALMSALYFGGYNFPFMYDLGLSENWITIIGTLVFFLKIFGFIFFFMWVRWTLPRFRYDQLMNLGWKMLIPLAIANIVLTGIITVVKDTYF, encoded by the coding sequence ATGGAAACAGCTTTTATTTTAGAAAAAGTAATCTTGGCGGTTGTAGTCTTCGTGATCACCTTGGTCATCGCGATGTACTCGACTTTGGCCGAGCGTAAGATTGCTGGATTTATGCAGGACCGGTATGGTCCGGACCGTGCAGGTCTATTCGGGATCTTACAGCCCCTATGCGATGGTGGGAAATTCTTCTTTAAAGAGGAGATCATCCCTGCCGGTGCGCACAAGACATTGTTTATCCTTGGTCCTACCATAGCGATTATTACCGCATGTATCAGTTCAGCGGTTATTCCTTGGGGACAGAACCTAACCTTTGGTGATACCGTGGTGACCCTACAGGTTGCCGATGTGAATATCGGTGTGCTGTACATCTTTGGCGTTATTGCTTTGGGTGTATATGGCATTATGCTTGGTGGATGGGCATCGAACAATAAGTTCTCCTTGATGGGGGCAATTCGTGCCGCTTCGCAGAGTATTTCCTACGAAATTCCGATGGGCTTATCATTGATAGCTCTATTGATGGTTACTCAGACCCTATCCATCGGAGAAATCGTAGCGCAGCAATCGGGATTCGTGAATTGGAATATCTGGGCACAGCCACTGGGTTTCCTTATTTTCATGGTCTGTGCATTTGCAGAATGTAACCGCGTACCGTTTGACCTTCCGGAATGTGAAACCGAACTGGTAGGTGGATACCATACGGAGTATTCGTCCATGAAGTTGGGACTGTATATGTTCTCTGAATATATCAATATGTTCGTTTCTTCGGCCTTGATGTCGGCTTTATACTTTGGCGGATACAACTTCCCGTTCATGTATGATTTAGGTCTTTCCGAAAATTGGATTACCATCATCGGAACGTTGGTGTTCTTCTTGAAGATCTTCGGTTTTATCTTTTTCTTCATGTGGGTCCGTTGGACGTTGCCACGTTTCCGTTACGACCAATTGATGAATCTGGGCTGGAAGATGTTGATTCCGTTGGCCATTGCGAACATTGTTTTAACGGGGATCATAACGGTTGTAAAGGATACTTATTTTTAA
- the nuoK gene encoding NADH-quinone oxidoreductase subunit NuoK, with translation MPSIVENLQGIPLNHYLIFCSVIFAIGVIGVLIRRNVIIIMMSIELMLNSVNLLLAAFSAYRGDASGQVFVFFIMALAAAEVAVGLAIIIMVYRNTKSVDIESLNKLRW, from the coding sequence ATGCCTAGTATAGTTGAAAATTTACAGGGAATTCCCTTGAACCATTACCTGATCTTCTGTAGCGTGATTTTCGCGATCGGTGTAATCGGGGTATTGATCCGTCGGAACGTGATCATCATTATGATGTCCATTGAGTTGATGTTGAACTCGGTGAACTTGTTGTTGGCGGCATTTTCTGCATATCGTGGGGATGCAAGCGGACAGGTTTTCGTATTCTTTATCATGGCATTGGCAGCGGCAGAGGTGGCTGTGGGTCTGGCGATCATTATTATGGTGTACAGGAACACCAAATCAGTGGATATTGAGTCCCTGAATAAACTGAGGTGGTAA
- a CDS encoding NADH-quinone oxidoreductase subunit B: MSNITLSDAPPGVEGAGFFATTLDKAIGLARANSLWPLPFATSCCGIEFMATMGSTYDLARFGAERPSFSPRQADMLLVMGTIAKKMAPVLKQVYIQMAEPRWVIAVGACASSGGIFDTYSVLQGIDEIIPVDVYVPGCPPRPEAILDGVLRLQDIVKNESLNRRNTPEYKALLEKYGIATDNG, encoded by the coding sequence ATGAGTAACATCACATTATCAGATGCGCCTCCAGGAGTTGAAGGGGCGGGATTTTTTGCGACGACCTTGGATAAAGCCATTGGTCTGGCGCGGGCCAATTCACTTTGGCCGTTGCCATTTGCTACATCCTGCTGTGGTATTGAGTTTATGGCCACGATGGGATCTACTTATGATTTGGCACGTTTTGGTGCAGAGCGTCCGAGCTTCTCCCCAAGACAGGCGGATATGCTGCTTGTCATGGGAACGATTGCGAAGAAAATGGCGCCCGTGCTGAAACAGGTCTACATCCAGATGGCCGAGCCACGATGGGTAATCGCCGTGGGCGCATGTGCCTCCAGTGGCGGTATTTTCGACACCTACTCCGTTCTACAGGGTATTGACGAAATTATCCCCGTGGATGTCTATGTACCAGGTTGCCCTCCGCGACCTGAAGCGATCTTGGATGGCGTTCTCCGCTTGCAGGATATCGTTAAGAACGAATCCCTGAACCGGAGAAATACACCAGAGTATAAAGCATTATTGGAAAAGTACGGAATCGCAACAGATAATGGATAA
- the nuoE gene encoding complex I 24 kDa subunit family protein has translation MLSVKENMIVDFSTELLGKFAEVVSRYPEGKQKSALLPILHLVQAEYGWLSVDAMEKVATFLDIQPIEVFEVATFYTMYFLQPQGKYNLEICRTGPCCLVGAEKIMGHLEQTLGVKEGEVTADGLFMWRGVECLAACGYGPVLQIGPSYTFYENLTPESVDQLITELKDKAKSEA, from the coding sequence ATGCTTAGTGTCAAAGAAAATATGATCGTAGATTTTTCCACTGAACTGTTGGGGAAATTTGCAGAAGTTGTTAGCCGCTATCCTGAAGGCAAGCAGAAATCAGCTTTGTTGCCGATTTTACATTTGGTACAAGCGGAATATGGATGGTTGAGCGTGGATGCTATGGAAAAGGTTGCGACCTTCCTGGATATCCAACCGATCGAGGTATTTGAGGTTGCGACCTTTTATACGATGTACTTCTTGCAGCCTCAAGGGAAATATAACCTGGAGATCTGCCGCACAGGTCCCTGCTGTCTGGTGGGAGCCGAGAAGATCATGGGCCACCTGGAGCAGACCTTGGGCGTGAAAGAAGGCGAAGTGACGGCCGATGGCCTATTTATGTGGCGCGGTGTGGAATGTCTGGCTGCATGCGGTTATGGACCGGTATTGCAGATTGGCCCGAGCTATACATTTTATGAGAATCTGACACCTGAAAGTGTCGATCAACTCATTACCGAATTGAAGGATAAAGCAAAAAGCGAAGCATAG
- a CDS encoding NuoI/complex I 23 kDa subunit family protein — translation MQSLSNRKKVLEQKPMSFWERIYLPAIAKGLSITIKHFFKKIPTVKYPEEIRPYSKNFRGQHSLKRDELGRERCTACGLCALSCPAEAITMTAGERKKGEEHLYREEKYAVVYEINMLRCIFCGLCEEACPKEAIYLDGHHVTADYLRKDFIYGKDKLVEPAFDITKLSQKTSSN, via the coding sequence ATGCAGTCATTATCGAATAGAAAAAAAGTATTAGAACAGAAGCCGATGAGCTTTTGGGAGCGCATTTATCTGCCTGCCATTGCCAAAGGGCTTTCGATCACCATAAAACACTTCTTCAAGAAAATCCCTACGGTAAAATATCCGGAGGAGATTCGTCCTTACTCCAAGAATTTCAGGGGACAACACTCCCTGAAGCGTGATGAGTTGGGACGCGAGCGCTGTACAGCCTGTGGTTTGTGCGCGCTATCCTGTCCTGCGGAAGCCATTACCATGACGGCTGGCGAACGCAAGAAAGGCGAAGAACACCTGTACCGTGAGGAAAAGTATGCCGTAGTCTATGAAATCAATATGCTGCGCTGTATCTTCTGCGGATTGTGTGAGGAAGCCTGTCCGAAAGAAGCTATTTATTTGGATGGACACCATGTGACCGCAGATTACCTGCGCAAGGATTTCATCTATGGTAAGGACAAATTGGTTGAACCGGCATTTGATATTACCAAACTATCACAGAAAACCTCAAGTAACTAA
- a CDS encoding NADH-quinone oxidoreductase subunit J — translation MTIFYFVAFLSIFFALMTIFTKNPVHSVLYLVITFFTFTVHYILLNAQFLAVVNFIVYMGAIMVLFLFVLMLLNLNKDTEPMKSHLVKFMGAIAGMCLLVTFLGAFRVLESNNEMVMAHENLGLVKNLGKVLFRDFLLPFELSSILLLTAMVGAVLLAKKESRIKQNA, via the coding sequence ATGACGATATTTTATTTTGTAGCCTTTTTATCTATTTTCTTCGCTCTGATGACCATCTTTACGAAGAATCCGGTACACAGTGTACTTTATCTTGTCATTACCTTTTTCACTTTTACGGTACATTATATCCTCTTGAACGCGCAGTTTCTGGCGGTCGTGAATTTTATTGTGTACATGGGGGCCATCATGGTGCTTTTCCTGTTCGTGTTGATGTTGTTGAACCTCAATAAGGACACGGAACCTATGAAATCGCATCTGGTGAAATTTATGGGAGCTATTGCAGGCATGTGCCTATTGGTGACCTTCCTGGGCGCCTTCCGCGTGCTGGAAAGCAACAACGAAATGGTTATGGCACATGAAAACCTGGGTTTGGTCAAGAATTTAGGAAAGGTATTGTTCCGTGATTTCCTCCTACCGTTTGAGTTGTCGTCCATTCTGTTGTTGACAGCCATGGTAGGTGCGGTATTATTAGCGAAGAAAGAATCTAGAATTAAGCAAAATGCCTAG